In a genomic window of Equus caballus isolate H_3958 breed thoroughbred chromosome 9, TB-T2T, whole genome shotgun sequence:
- the ARC gene encoding activity-regulated cytoskeleton-associated protein — MELDHMTSGGLHAYPGPRGGPVAKPNVILQIGKCRTEMLEHVRRTHRHLLAEVSKQVERELKGLHRSVGKLESNLDGYVPTGDSQRWKKSIKACLCRCQETIANLERWVKREMHVWREIFYRLERWADRLEAMGSKYQVGSEPARQTVSVGVGGPENYCQDADAYDYTVSPYAITSPPAAGELPGQEPVEAQQYPPWGPGEDGQLSPGVDTQIFEDPREFLSHLEEYLRQVGGSEEYWLSQIQNHMNGPAKKWWEFKQGSVKNWVEFKKEFLQYSEGTLSREAIQRELDLPQKQGEPLDQFLWRKRDLYQTLYVDADEEEIIQYVVGTLQPKLKRFLRHPLPKTLEQLIQRGMEVQDGLEQAAEPAGPRLPTEDEGEAESVTPALTNESVASDRTQPE, encoded by the coding sequence ATGGAGCTGGACCACATGACGAGCGGCGGCCTCCACGCCTACCCCGGGCCGCGGGGCGGGCCGGTGGCCAAGCCCAACGTGATCTTGCAGATCGGTAAGTGCCGGACCGAGATGCTGGAGCACGTGCGGAGGACCCACCGGCACCTGCTGGCTGAGGTGTCCAAGCAGGTGGAACGTGAGTTGAAGGGGCTGCACAGGTCGGTGGGCAAGCTGGAGAGCAACCTGGATGGCTACGTGCCCACCGGCGACTCGCAGCGCTGGAAAAAGTCTATCAAGGCGTGCCTCTGCCGCTGCCAGGAGACCATCGCCAACCTGGAGCGCTGGGTCAAGCGCGAGATGCACGTGTGGCGGGAGATCTTCTACCGGCTGGAGAGGTGGGCGGACCGCCTGGAGGCCATGGGCAGCAAGTACCAGGTGGGCAGCGAGCCAGCCCGCCAGACCGTCTCGGTGGGCGTGGGGGGTCCTGAGAACTACTGCCAGGACGCCGATGCCTACGACTACACAGTCAGCCCCTACGCCATCACCTCGCCGCCCGCCGCTGGCGAGCTGCCTGGGCAGGAGCCGGTGGAGGCCCAGCAGTACCCGCCCTGGGGGCCAGGCGAGGACGGGCAGCTGAGCCCCGGCGTGGACACGCAGATCTTCGAGGACCCCAGGGAGTTCCTCAGCCACCTGGAGGAGTACCTGCGACAGGTGGGCGGCTCCGAGGAGTACTGGCTGTCACAAATTCAGAACCACATGAACGGGCCGGCCAAGAAGTGGTGGGAGTTCAAGCAGGGCTCGGTGAAGAACTGGGTGGAGTTCAAGAAGGAGTTCCTTCAGTACAGCGAGGGCACGCTGTCCCGTGAGGCCATCCAGCGCGAGCTGGACCTGCCGCAGAAGCAGGGGGAGCCGCTGGACCAGTTCCTGTGGCGCAAGCGCGACCTGTACCAGACGCTGTACGTGGATGCCGATGAGGAGGAGATCATCCAGTACGTGGTGGGCACCCTGCAGCCCAAGCTCAAGCGCTTCCTGCGCCACCCGCTGCCCAAGACCCTCGAGCAGCTCATCCAGAGGGGCATGGAGGTGCAGGATGGCCTGGAGCAGGCGGCTGAGCCAGCCGGGCCCCGCCTCCCCACCGAGGACGAGGGTGAGGCAGAGTCCGTCACGCCGGCCCTCACCAACGAGTCCGTAGCCAGTGACCGGACCCAGCCCGAATAG